A genomic window from Chrysoperla carnea chromosome 3, inChrCarn1.1, whole genome shotgun sequence includes:
- the LOC123295928 gene encoding uncharacterized protein LOC123295928, translating into MSDVAKQFAVVEFDEVVNGKKVVELIPISWLNDDEMFCFWPPKDIEHTLQKLVKLKYAPGSDWDSYPIKVISKAKDHEQGLRRLEKSFRKRVVESSESEVPTGDENQLTTMNSSSVADILDKSQQPLTDDDFLIIDDQVINSNNTKKINDKQKVIPELSRVQITDVVDYQSLGLYLESVMKREFSSMRQSINANITDKIQQVLKVVQYSADPPGKEQAWKNIGEELPFQDDDQFMKFDESIKNNELKTTALIDIFKMVTAGSIDCDNDVQSIMKKLIKKDVQLLYSGCGKKIKGIGKKSFKETQTFKEMEKFLKAKYYDSKDKLSILSLVSRFLSGAKDRDGGRANREAKLM; encoded by the exons atgtcagACGTTGCCAAACAGTTTGCTGTGGTAGAGTTTGATGAAGTGGTAAATGGCAAAAAGGTGGTAGAGTTAATACCAATTTCGTGGTTAAATGATGatgaaatgttttgtttttggcCGCCAAAAGACATTGAGCATACACTTCAAAAATTGGTCAAACTAAAATATGCACCAGGTTCCGACTGGGATTCATATCCTATTAAAGTCATCTCTAAAGCAA AGGATCATGAACAAGGACTCCGGAGACttgaaaaatcatttagaaAACGCGTAGTTGAGAGTTCTGAAAGTGAGGTGCCAACGGGAGATGAAAACCAACTTACAACAATGAATTCATCAAGTGTAGCTGACATATTAGATAAGTCACAACAGCCGCTAACAGATGATGATTTCTTGATAATTGATGATCAGGTGATTAATAGCAACAATACCAAGAAAATCAATGACAAACAAAAGGTGATACCGGAATTGTCGCGAGTTCAAATAActg ACGTAGTGGATTATCAATCACTAGGATTGTACTTAGAAAGCGTAATGAAACGTGAATTTTCAAGTATGAGGCAAAGTATAAATGCGAACATCACTGATAAAATCCAACAAGTGTTGAAAGTAGTCCAATACTCTGCCGATCCACCAGGAAAAGAACAGGCATGGAAAAATATCGGCGAAGAATTGCCTTTTCAAGACGATGACCAATTTATGAAGTTTGATGAATCGATCAAAAATAATGAACTAAAAACGACTGCTCTG attgatatttttaaaatggttaCGGCCGGATCCATCGATTGCGACAACGATGTTCaatcaataatgaaaaaattaataaaaaaagatgtcCAATTATTGTACAGTGgttgtggaaaaaaaattaaaggcattggaaaaaaaagttttaaagaaaCTCAGACATTTAAGGAAATGGAGA aatttttgaaGGCTAAGTACTACGATAGTAAGGATAAATTATCAATACTATCCCTAGTAAGTCGCTTTTTGTCGGGAGCAAAAGATAGAGATGGCGGACGAGCTAACCGTGAAGCTAAGCTAATGTAG
- the LOC123295809 gene encoding uncharacterized protein LOC123295809 has product MARKPLSSNDILQMLESGNVSDIDLSEDDEEDLIEIADDSLIFNDPALIGRSENFVRVGADVIHNNQTELPEDLIFEESDDESSKENIDTSNKQISTKAAKIKI; this is encoded by the coding sequence ATGGCCAGAAAACCTTTAAGCTCCAACGATATTCTCCAAATGTTGGAATCAGGCAATGTATCTGACATAGATTTATCGGAGGATGATGAAGAAGATCTCATTGAAATAGCAGATGactctttaatttttaacgacCCTGCATTAATTGGTAGAAGCGAAAATTTTGTAAGAGTAGGGGCGGATGTGATTCATAATAATCAGACCGAATTGCCTgaagatttaatttttgaagaaagtgACGATGAAAGTTCTAAAGAAAATATAGATACTTCGAACAAGCAAATTTCTACAAAAgcagctaaaataaaaatatag